From Micromonospora echinospora:
GGAGTGCACAAGCCGGCGAAGGAGTACTTCCAGGCCGCCTGCGAGGCGCTGGGGACGCCCCCGGCCCGGGTGCTGTTCGTCGACGACGAGGACCGCGCGGTGGCCGGCGCCCGGGTGGCCGGGCTGTCCGCCCACCGCTGGAGCGGCCCGGCCGACCTGCGCTACCTGCGGGCGGCGCTGGCGTACTGAGCCGGCTCAGGTGCCGGTGACGCCGTCGATGCGTTCCCGGATCAGATCGGCGTGGCCGTTGTGCCGGGCGTACTCCTCGATCATGTGGACGTACACCCAGCGGAGGCTGATCTCGTTCGTGGCCTCGCCCCGGCGGTGCACGAACGTGTGCTCCAGCGGCAGTTCGGCGACGGCCCGGTCGGCTGCCTCGATCTCGGCCCGCAGGGTGGCGAACGCCTCGGCCGGGTCGGCGTCGGCGATGCCGTTGAGGTCCGCGTCCGGGTCGGTGCTGTAGTCGTAGAGGTCGGGCAACTCCAGGGCGGCGGCGCGGTGGCGGAACCACCACCGCTCCACGTCGGCCATGTGCCGGACCAGGCCGAGCAGGGTCAGCCCGGAGGGCTCCACGCTGGGCGTGCGCAGCTGCTCGGCGGTCAGCCCGGCGCACTTGTGCACCAGGGTGTCGCGGTGCAGGTCGAGCCAGCCCTGCAACATGGTGCGCTCGTCGGCGACGAAAGGCTCGTGGCGGCGGTCGATCTCAGGTGCTCTCCAGGTCATCCGGAGGATGTTAGGCGGGCGCCCCGCCATCTCGCGAGGCGTTAACCGGGGCCCCGCCTGACCGCTCAGGGCACCACGGCGACCGGCCACCGGCCGGTACGGACCAGCCGGGTGGCGACCGAGCCGACCAGCTTGTGCCCGGCCTGCTCGGAGGAGCCGACCACGACCATGTCGGCCCGGTGCTCGTCGGCGGCCCGGCACAGCTCGGTGTAGGCGTCGCCACGCCGGCACAGGAACGTCACCGGCAGGTCCAGTTCCTCGGCTCCACGCCGGCACTCGTCGCGCAGTTCGTCGGCCAGCTCGTCGTGGGTCTGCTGGACCGCGCCGGCCACCACGCCGGAGAGCATCGCGCTGTACGTGGCCGCCGCGCTGACGAACACGGCCACCAGCGCGGCGCCCTGGCGGCGGGCCAGCCCGGCGGCGTAGGCGGCGGCGCGCATCGAGGTGCGGCTGCCGTCCACGCCGACGAGCACCACCCGCGGCCCGTCCGTACCCCGCTCGTAGGGCGACGGCCGGGTCCGCGGGCCGTACCGCTCACGTTCCGGGGCGTTCATCGTCAGCCCCGCCCTGCGGTGTGGACCACGGCTGTCGTCTCCGGCCCGGTC
This genomic window contains:
- a CDS encoding DinB family protein, coding for MTWRAPEIDRRHEPFVADERTMLQGWLDLHRDTLVHKCAGLTAEQLRTPSVEPSGLTLLGLVRHMADVERWWFRHRAAALELPDLYDYSTDPDADLNGIADADPAEAFATLRAEIEAADRAVAELPLEHTFVHRRGEATNEISLRWVYVHMIEEYARHNGHADLIRERIDGVTGT
- a CDS encoding universal stress protein; its protein translation is MNAPERERYGPRTRPSPYERGTDGPRVVLVGVDGSRTSMRAAAYAAGLARRQGAALVAVFVSAAATYSAMLSGVVAGAVQQTHDELADELRDECRRGAEELDLPVTFLCRRGDAYTELCRAADEHRADMVVVGSSEQAGHKLVGSVATRLVRTGRWPVAVVP